The Magnolia sinica isolate HGM2019 chromosome 9, MsV1, whole genome shotgun sequence genome contains a region encoding:
- the LOC131255493 gene encoding RNA-dependent RNA polymerase 2: MAITNSRERCTVRVSNIPLSAIASELFAFFESLIGESTVFACEIATDRSNWKSRGVGRVQFDAPESAARARLLSAEGKLEFQRTRLEISPSFEEIVVRPTEARNRVEGGALHVGFLGGNGWMGAVESWRVGVRAEVMPERKRVEFSVVVPGIEGGGGGEELYKMEIQFVNLIGVFRCRLDGAGADFESNVVLLKLKYAPKIYHKISGPTLASKFSSDRYHICKEDFDFLWVRTTDFSSLKSIGQSSYLCWELPDGLSATEVLTSFPYYEEYGDLVIKQGKPFCSASELVPILNGPSDSNLAYEIIFQINSLIHSQKICGTSVGTKLLDILSGLTVETANMILLKLHKMQSTCDDPVQFFQDQLNGMKRTQKHPPPFCQNTLPAENLMSCHRVLVTPCKVFFLGPELETSNYVVKHYAAYASDFLRVSFVEEDWNRLPSDALSTRIEHGLLSTPYRTPIYYRILSILRDGIVIGSKRFEFLAFSASQLRSNSVWMFASNDEVSAESIREWMGCFNKIRSVSKCAARMGQLFSSSLQTFSIPAQDIHIIPDIEVVTDGIKYCFSDGIGKVSFSFARQVAQKCGLNQTPSAFQIRYGGYKGVIAVDRTSFSKLSLRRSMRKFDSKNTMLCVTKWSESMPCYLNREIVCLLSTLGIEDKKFESMQLEQMHSLDKMLTNRDVALNVLEGMVGGDMRTTLIKMLLQGYEPNLEPYLLMMLKAHREFQLSDIRSKCRIFVPKGRVLLGCLDETGTLNYGQAYIRVTLTRAELENSGQAFFQTVDDKTSVVVGQVVVTKNPCLHPGDIRVLQAIYELALEETGLIDCIVFPQKGERPHPNECSGGDLDGDLYFVCWDDNLIPSNTDSPMDYIGQRPRLMDHEVTLEEIQKFFVNYMINDTLGIISTAHVVHADREPSKCRSTKCLQLASLHSMAVDFAKTGAPAEMPRMLKPKEYPDFLERGDRPMYTSPGILGKLYRATIDWANDQNPEVMWSETVAQAAYDYDLVVSGFEAFQEAAESYKNQYAEKLSTLMNYYGAETEEEILTGNLRKRAIHLHRDKKRYGEMKDRIVVAVRSLHKEALGWFRSGCKDHERMKMASAWYHVTYHPDYGSGTNNFLSFPWILSDILLNIKSSKNMKK; encoded by the exons ATGGCCATCACCAACAGCAGAGAGAGATGCACCGTAAGAGTCTCCAACATACCTTTATCTGCAATCGCCTCAGAGCTCTTTGCCTTCTTTGAATCCTTGATCGGAGAATCCACTGTCTTCGCCTGCGAGATCGCCACCGATCGCAGTAACTGGAAATCCCGAGGCGTCGGGCGTGTCCAGTTCGATGCCCCCGAGTCCGCGGCCCGGGCCCGCCTCCTCTCCGCCGAGGGAAAGCTCGAGTTCCAGCGGACCCGCCTTGAGATCTCGCCGTCGTTCGAGGAGATTGTTGTGCGGCCGACTGAGGCACGGAATCGGGTGGAGGGAGGGGCTCTGCATGTGGGGTTCTTGGGAGGGAACGGTTGGATGGGCGCAGTCGAGTCTTGGAGGGTTGGGGTGAGAGCGGAGGTGATGCCTGAGCGGAAGAGAGTGGAGTTTTCAGTGGTTGTGCCGGGAATTGAAGGAGGCGGCGGTGGGGAGGAATTGTATAAGATGGAGATTCAGTTTGTGAATTTGATTGGGGTTTTTAGGTGCCGTTTGGATGGTGCAGGAGCGGATTTCGAATCCAACGTGGTTCTTTTAAAG CTCAAGTACGCACCAAAGATCTACCACAAAATTTCTGGGCCTACTTTAGCTTCCAAGTTCAGTAGTGACCGGTACCATATCTGTAAGGAAGATTTTGACTTCCTTTGGGTTCGCACAACAGATTTTTCATCATTGAAGTCCATTGGGCAGTCATCTTATTTATGTTGGGAACTTCCAGATGGATTATCAGCAACAGAAGTTCTTACTAGTTTCCCATATTACGAAGAATATGGGGACCTAGTTATAAAACAGGGTAAGCCGTTTTGTTCTGCATCTGAACTAGTTCCTATCCTAAATGGCCCATCTGATTCTAATTTGGCATATGAGATCATATTCCAAATCAattctctcattcattctcaaaAAATATGTGGCACGTCAGTGGGCACCAAGCTGTTGGACATCCTAAGCGGTTTGACAGTAGAAACTGCTAATATGATCCTTCTGAAGTTGCATAAGATGCAGTCTACTTGTGATGATCCTGTGCAGTTTTTCCAAGACCAGCTAAATGGCATGAAGAGAACTCAGAAGCATCCTCCACCATTCTGCCAAAACACATTACCTGCTGAGAACCTAATGAGTTGCCACAGAGTCCTTGTGACTCCATGCAAAGTTTTCTTTTTGGGTCCCGAGCTTGAAACCTCCAATTACGTGGTAAAGCATTATGCTGCATATGCTTCTGACTTTCTAAGAGTTTCTTTCGTTGAAGAAGATTGGAATAGGCTTCCTTCAGATGCCCTCTCAACAAGAATCGAACATGGTCTATTGTCCACCCCTTATAGAACTCCGATATATTATCGGATATTATCTATTCTTCGAGATGGGATTGTTATTGGATCCAAAAGGTTTGAGTTTCTAGCCTTCTCAGCGAGCCAACTTCGCTCTAATTCTGTTTGGATGTTTGCTTCTAACGATGAAGTAAGTGCAGAAAGCATTAGAGAGTGGATGGGTTGTTTCAACAAAATCCGCAGCGTATCCAAATGTGCAGCAAGAATGGGTCAATTATTCAGCTCTTCCTTGCAGACATTTAGTATTCCGGCACAAGATATTCATATTATTCCTGACATCGAGGTTGTCACTGACGGTATAAAGTATTGTTTTTCGGATGGGATTGGGAAGGTCTCTTTCTCTTTTGCTCGACAAGTTGCTCAGAAGTGCGGTTTGAATCAAACACCTTCGGCTTTCCAGATCAGATATGGTGGCTATAAAGGTGTTATAGCTGTCGATCGTACTTCCTTCTCGAAGCTGTCGTTGCGCCGAAGCATGCGGAAGTTTGACTCAAAGAACACAATGCTATGTGTCACTAAATGGTCTGAATCTATGCCCTGCTATTTGAATCGCGAAATTGTCTGTCTCTTGTCTACATTGGGTATTGAGGACAAGAAATTCGAGTCAATGCAGCTTGAACAAATGCATAGTTTAGACAAAATGTTGACGAATAGAGATGTTGCTTTGAATGTTTTGGAGGGTATGGTGGGAGGTGATATGAGAACGACCTTAATTAAAATGTTGCTGCAGGGTTATGAACCGAATCTTGAGCCATACCTCTTGATGATGCTAAAGGCGCACCGAGAATTTCAGTTATCTGATATAAGAAGCAAATGCCGAATTTTTGTGCCAAAAGGGCGGGTCTTGTTGGGTTGCTTGGATGAAACGGGCACACTAAACTATGGTCAGGCATATATCCGTGTGACTCTGACAAGGGCAGAATTGGAAAATAGTGGTCAAGCTTTCTTTCAAACAGTCGATGATAAAACTTCGGTAGTAGTAGGACAAGTGGTAGTTACCAAAAACCCTTGCCTCCATCCAGGTGACATTAGAGTGCTGCAGGCCATCTATGAACTGGCATTAGAGGAAACGGGTTTGATTGACTGCATCGTCTTCCCTCAGAAAGGAGAAAG GCCTCATCCAAATGAATGCTCCGGTGGTGATTTGGACGGCGACCTTTATTTTGTATGTTGGGATGACAATCTTATCCCATCAAATACTGATTCACCAATGGACTATATCGGGCAGAGGCCACGTCTTATGGATCATGAAGTGACACTAGAG GAAATTCAAAAAttctttgtcaattacatgattaATGATACACTCGGTATTATCTCGACCGCTCATGTGGTGCATGCTGACCGTGAACCAAGTAAATGCCGGAGCACCAAATGCCTACAATTGGCAAGCCTTCATTCCATGGCTGTCGACTTTGCAAAGACAGGAGCTCCAGCGGAAATGCCGAGGATGCTAAAACCCAAAGAGTATCCAGATTTCCTAGAGAGGGGAGACAGACCCATGTACACCTCCCCTGGCATATTAGGAAAACTCTACCGTGCTACAATCGATTGGGCCAATGATCAAAACCCAGAAGTCATGTGGTCTGAAACTGTCGCGCAGGCCGCCTATGATTACGATCTTGTAGTGAGTGGTTTTGAGGCCTTTCAAGAAGCTGCGGAAAGTTACAAGAATCAGTATGCAGAGAAGTTGAGCACATTAATGAATTATTATGGCGCAGAGACCGAAGAGGAGATATTGACGGGTAATTTGCGTAAACGGGCAATTCACTTGCATAGAGATAAGAAAAGATATGGAGAAATGAAGGATCGGATTGTGGTTGCGGTCAGGAGCTTGCACAAGGAGGCTCTAGGGTGGTTTAGGAGTGGGTGCAAGGATCATGAACGGATGAAGATGGCTTCTGCATGGTATCATGTGACATACCACCCAGATTATGGTTCAGGTACTAATAATTTCTTGAGCTTTCCATGGATCTTGAGTGATATTTTGCTGAATATAAAGTCGTCGAAGAACATGAAAAAATAG